From Marinobacterium sp. LSUCC0821, a single genomic window includes:
- the nhaB gene encoding sodium/proton antiporter NhaB has protein sequence MQQSAVAALSRNFLGNSPVWYKQAIIFFLVINPILLYTVGPVVTGWLLIFEFIFTLAMALKCYPLQPGGLLAIEAVVIGLTDPHNVYHEVSNNLEVILLLMFMVAGIYFMKDLLLWVFTKILTKIRSKIVISLLFSLAGAFLSAFLDALTVTAVLIAVAVGFFSVYHKVASGKQHDSAHDHTHDGEVQEDRRTDLENFRAFLRSLLMHGAVGTALGGVCTLVGEPQNLLIANKVGWDFVEFFTRMAPITMPVLAIGLITCVFVEKFKLFGYGGQLPETVRNILVSYAEEQSSKMTQKQRVSLWVQAAVALFLIIGLAFHLAAVGMIGLTVIILLTAFNGITEEHQIGKAFEEALPFTALLVVFFTVVSVIHDQHLFQPIIDMALALEPSQQPSVFFIANGILSAISDNVFVATVYINEVLAAYNAGTITRETLDHLAIAINTGTNIPSVATPNGQAAFLFLLTSAIAPLIRLSYGTMVWMALPYTVTMSLVGWLAVVYTL, from the coding sequence ACAAGCGATCATCTTCTTTCTGGTGATCAACCCTATCCTACTCTATACAGTAGGGCCAGTCGTTACTGGTTGGCTTTTGATCTTTGAATTCATCTTCACACTCGCCATGGCACTTAAGTGTTACCCACTTCAGCCTGGTGGCCTACTCGCGATTGAAGCGGTAGTAATTGGACTCACAGACCCGCACAACGTCTACCACGAAGTATCGAACAACCTAGAGGTTATTCTGCTTCTGATGTTCATGGTGGCGGGAATCTACTTTATGAAGGACCTACTGCTTTGGGTCTTTACCAAAATCCTGACCAAGATCCGCTCGAAAATTGTTATCTCACTGCTCTTCTCTTTAGCAGGCGCTTTCTTATCTGCCTTCCTTGATGCGTTGACAGTAACGGCCGTACTTATTGCCGTTGCGGTTGGTTTCTTCTCGGTCTACCACAAGGTCGCTTCAGGTAAACAACATGACTCAGCGCACGACCACACTCATGATGGTGAGGTTCAAGAGGATCGTCGTACTGACCTTGAGAACTTCCGCGCTTTTCTTCGCAGTCTATTGATGCACGGTGCTGTAGGTACAGCGCTAGGTGGCGTATGTACGCTAGTTGGCGAGCCGCAAAACCTTCTTATCGCAAACAAAGTGGGCTGGGATTTCGTGGAGTTCTTTACACGCATGGCACCCATTACCATGCCAGTACTGGCAATCGGTCTAATCACCTGTGTGTTTGTAGAGAAGTTCAAACTTTTTGGTTACGGTGGCCAGCTACCAGAGACTGTTCGTAATATCCTAGTTAGCTATGCTGAAGAGCAGAGCAGCAAGATGACTCAGAAACAGCGTGTAAGCCTATGGGTGCAAGCAGCTGTTGCTCTCTTCCTAATCATCGGACTTGCCTTCCACCTTGCAGCAGTCGGTATGATCGGTCTAACCGTTATCATCCTCTTAACTGCATTTAACGGTATTACTGAAGAGCACCAAATAGGCAAAGCATTTGAAGAGGCACTCCCCTTCACAGCACTGCTGGTTGTCTTCTTTACCGTGGTATCTGTTATCCATGATCAGCACCTATTCCAGCCGATCATCGATATGGCGCTAGCACTAGAACCTAGCCAGCAGCCTTCGGTATTCTTCATCGCAAACGGTATCCTATCTGCAATTTCCGATAACGTTTTCGTGGCGACTGTCTACATCAATGAGGTGTTGGCGGCCTACAATGCAGGCACTATCACTCGTGAGACACTGGATCACCTAGCGATAGCGATCAACACTGGTACCAACATCCCATCGGTGGCAACACCTAATGGCCAGGCGGCATTCCTGTTCCTACTGACCTCAGCGATCGCTCCCCTGATTCGCCTCTCTTACGGCACCATGGTGTGGATGGCACTGCCATACACTGTCACCATGTCGCTAGTGGGCTGGTTGGCTGTGGTATATACGCTTTAA